The following are from one region of the Qipengyuania flava genome:
- a CDS encoding SGNH/GDSL hydrolase family protein, translated as MTARLRLLAAVISALLLILTAFAAWAIAPFSRDPADWPATVKNLVRAPFSDRIVIGDSRVSFAREPDGALFVGYGGATSRQLERMATIVCAIAPGQVSLALGVNDTKPTELDLGASRAALRRLVLACKREDLWLGQIWPSEAGVEPAGNAYHADAIEELNGYLIELAEAHDAKVLPVPALPEPFTYDGVHFTPEVSRHYAQRLAFPDRLQRAD; from the coding sequence ATGACCGCCCGCCTGCGCCTGCTTGCCGCCGTCATTTCGGCGCTGCTGCTGATCCTGACCGCCTTTGCGGCCTGGGCCATCGCGCCCTTCAGCCGCGATCCGGCGGACTGGCCCGCCACGGTCAAGAATCTCGTGCGCGCACCCTTTTCCGACCGCATCGTGATCGGTGACAGCCGGGTTAGCTTCGCGCGCGAGCCGGACGGGGCGCTGTTCGTCGGCTATGGCGGGGCGACTTCGCGCCAGCTCGAACGCATGGCCACGATCGTGTGTGCGATCGCACCGGGACAGGTCAGCCTCGCGCTGGGCGTAAACGACACCAAGCCGACCGAGCTCGACCTCGGCGCCAGCCGCGCTGCGCTGAGGCGCCTTGTGCTTGCCTGTAAGCGCGAGGACCTTTGGCTCGGCCAGATCTGGCCGAGCGAGGCGGGGGTGGAGCCTGCGGGCAACGCCTACCATGCCGACGCGATCGAGGAATTGAACGGCTATCTGATCGAGCTGGCAGAAGCGCACGACGCGAAGGTCCTGCCCGTGCCCGCGCTGCCCGAGCCGTTCACCTACGACGGGGTGCATTTCACCCCCGAAGTCTCGCGCCACTACGCCCAGCGGCTGGCCTTTCCCGACCGGCTCCAGCGGGCCGATTAA
- a CDS encoding ArnT family glycosyltransferase, which translates to MATAAIDRVEIPAKARPARADWIACAVIALAVFVIRSPWIGDSNADIDEQLYSLIGNAMLEGQLPFVDLWDRKPFGLFALFAGAHAIGGPGPEAYQVLAALFTAAGAIMIYVLARTLVDRATAAGAGLLYAMLMTTYGSHSGNSEGFFVPLMIAMALLVRDPAHPKAVARALLSMLIGGLALQIKYTAVPQCLFFGLWALWGQFRRGASPARLVQLAAAFGALGLLPTVMVGASYALAGHWDAFLFANFTSFFDREASDAGRLYSDLALFLMPLAALAVGGLYAALRMGTLRDAKTYLFIALWLLASLATVFLPSTVYRYYFAAAVPATVLFALPLLDRRGPARFAPLALVLAGSFYILYLPRQYEQSAEQRAAMDRLTSAIAPHVDGEDACLWIYDGPTSLYRLTGSCLPTRFIYPDHLNNALERHALGIVQEGEVARLLATRPPVIVTADTEFTPQNEDAGALVKEALAAGYREIANETLHEREIRAWKRID; encoded by the coding sequence ATGGCAACCGCCGCAATCGATCGCGTTGAAATACCCGCGAAAGCGCGCCCTGCGCGGGCGGACTGGATCGCCTGCGCGGTGATCGCGCTTGCCGTTTTCGTGATCCGCTCGCCCTGGATCGGCGATTCCAACGCCGATATCGACGAACAGCTCTATTCGCTGATCGGCAACGCCATGCTGGAAGGGCAACTGCCCTTCGTCGACCTCTGGGACCGCAAGCCCTTTGGCCTCTTCGCCCTGTTTGCCGGGGCCCACGCCATCGGCGGGCCGGGTCCAGAGGCCTACCAGGTGCTGGCAGCCCTGTTCACCGCCGCCGGCGCGATCATGATCTACGTCCTGGCGCGCACATTGGTCGACCGGGCAACGGCGGCAGGCGCTGGCCTGCTCTACGCCATGCTGATGACGACTTACGGCAGCCATTCGGGCAATTCGGAAGGTTTCTTCGTCCCGCTGATGATCGCCATGGCGCTGCTGGTGCGCGATCCGGCGCATCCCAAGGCGGTGGCGCGCGCGCTGCTTTCCATGCTGATTGGCGGGTTGGCGCTGCAGATCAAATACACCGCCGTGCCGCAGTGCCTGTTCTTCGGCCTGTGGGCGCTGTGGGGCCAGTTCCGGCGCGGCGCATCGCCTGCGCGCCTGGTCCAGCTTGCCGCCGCCTTCGGTGCGCTCGGCCTGCTGCCCACCGTCATGGTCGGCGCATCCTATGCGCTGGCAGGGCATTGGGACGCCTTCCTGTTTGCAAACTTCACGTCCTTCTTCGACCGCGAGGCTTCCGACGCCGGACGCCTTTACAGCGACCTTGCGCTGTTCCTGATGCCGCTCGCCGCGCTGGCCGTCGGCGGGCTCTACGCCGCGCTGCGAATGGGCACGCTGCGCGACGCGAAGACCTACCTTTTCATCGCGCTGTGGCTGCTGGCCTCGCTGGCGACGGTCTTCCTGCCCTCGACCGTCTACCGCTATTATTTCGCCGCCGCCGTGCCCGCGACGGTCCTGTTTGCCCTGCCTCTGCTCGACCGCCGTGGCCCGGCCCGCTTTGCCCCGTTGGCCCTCGTGCTCGCGGGCAGTTTCTACATCCTCTACCTCCCCCGCCAGTACGAACAGTCTGCCGAGCAGCGCGCGGCGATGGACCGGCTGACCTCGGCCATTGCGCCCCATGTCGATGGCGAAGACGCGTGCCTGTGGATCTACGACGGGCCGACCTCGCTCTACCGCCTAACCGGCAGCTGCCTGCCGACCCGTTTCATCTATCCCGACCATCTCAACAACGCGCTCGAACGCCACGCGCTGGGCATCGTGCAAGAAGGCGAAGTCGCCCGCCTGCTCGCCACCCGCCCACCGGTCATCGTGACCGCCGACACCGAGTTCACCCCGCAGAACGAGGACGCCGGAGCGCTGGTCAAGGAAGCGCTGGCAGCCGGTTATCGCGAGATCGCGAACGAGACCCTGCACGAACGCGAAATCCGCGCCTGGAAACGCATCGACTAG